The proteins below come from a single Streptomyces sp. B3I8 genomic window:
- a CDS encoding c-type cytochrome yields MKKLSERRRHPLAALVVLLFALAATGGLYTAFAPADKAQADSTAQSLAIEEGKKLYEVGCASCHGTGGKGSSDGPSLVGVGAAAVDFQVGTGRMPASTSQQTQVEKKKNIYSQAQIDQLAAYIASLGAGPAKPTKDEYSPEGADVARGGELFRTNCSQCHNFTGKGGALTNGKFAPSLEGVAPKHIYEAMQTGPQNMPSFPDTTLTSKNKQDIIAYLKAVDGDETTNPGGLELGGLGPVSEGLFAWIFGLGALIAVAIWVAARTAKAKKS; encoded by the coding sequence GTGAAAAAGCTCTCCGAACGACGACGCCATCCGCTGGCGGCGCTCGTCGTCCTACTCTTCGCGCTGGCGGCCACCGGGGGGCTGTACACCGCGTTCGCACCCGCGGACAAGGCACAGGCCGACTCCACCGCCCAGTCCCTCGCCATCGAGGAGGGCAAGAAGCTCTACGAGGTGGGCTGCGCCAGTTGCCACGGCACCGGTGGCAAGGGCAGCTCCGACGGTCCGAGCCTGGTCGGCGTGGGCGCGGCGGCGGTCGACTTCCAGGTCGGCACCGGCCGCATGCCGGCCTCCACCTCGCAGCAGACGCAGGTCGAGAAGAAGAAGAACATCTACTCGCAGGCGCAGATCGACCAGCTCGCCGCGTACATCGCCTCGCTCGGCGCCGGCCCGGCCAAGCCGACCAAGGACGAGTACAGCCCGGAGGGCGCGGACGTGGCCAGGGGCGGGGAGCTGTTCCGCACCAACTGCTCCCAGTGCCACAACTTCACCGGCAAGGGCGGAGCGCTGACGAACGGCAAGTTCGCGCCGAGCCTGGAGGGTGTCGCCCCGAAGCACATCTACGAGGCCATGCAGACCGGCCCGCAGAACATGCCGTCCTTCCCCGACACCACGCTGACGTCGAAGAACAAGCAGGACATCATCGCGTACCTGAAGGCCGTCGACGGCGACGAAACGACCAACCCCGGCGGTCTCGAACTCGGCGGATTGGGCCCGGTCAGTGAAGGTCTGTTCGCCTGGATCTTCGGACTCGGCGCGCTGATCGCGGTCGCCATCTGGGTTGCCGCTCGGACCGCAAAGGCCAAGAAGTCATGA
- a CDS encoding heme-copper oxidase subunit III: MSVVATATTVDTGHAHPSVNRPNLTSVGTIIWLSSELMFFAALFAMYFTLRSVTGPDHWKEMASALNVPFSATNTTILVLSSLTCQLGVFAAERGDVKKLRGWFIVTFMMGAIFIGGQIYEYTELVKKDGISLSSDPYGSVFYLTTGFHGLHVTGGLLAFLFVLGRTYAAKRFTHDQATAAIVVSYYWHFVDVVWIGLFATIYLIK, translated from the coding sequence ATGTCGGTCGTGGCGACAGCAACGACAGTAGATACCGGGCACGCACACCCGTCGGTCAATCGGCCGAACCTCACCAGCGTCGGAACCATCATCTGGCTGAGTTCCGAGCTGATGTTCTTCGCGGCCCTCTTCGCGATGTACTTCACCCTGCGATCGGTGACCGGCCCCGATCACTGGAAGGAGATGGCGAGTGCGCTCAACGTCCCCTTCTCGGCGACGAACACCACGATCCTGGTGCTCTCCTCGCTCACCTGCCAGCTCGGCGTGTTCGCCGCCGAGCGCGGGGACGTGAAGAAGCTCCGGGGCTGGTTCATCGTCACCTTCATGATGGGCGCGATCTTCATCGGCGGTCAGATCTACGAGTACACCGAGCTGGTGAAGAAGGACGGCATCTCGCTGTCCTCGGACCCGTACGGCTCGGTGTTCTACCTGACCACCGGCTTCCACGGCCTGCACGTGACGGGCGGTCTCCTCGCCTTCCTCTTCGTTCTCGGCCGTACGTACGCGGCGAAGAGGTTCACGCACGACCAGGCGACGGCGGCGATCGTCGTGTCCTACTACTGGCACTTCGTCGATGTCGTCTGGATCGGCCTCTTCGCCACGATCTACTTGATCAAGTAG
- a CDS encoding Ig-like domain-containing protein, which produces MSTSPRSRTVVGCSLLVVSVAAGLASCSGGDHPLAAKPYDAGDRIAVSALTGDGGKADPDKPLEVTSRDSDGRLTDVTVTDAAGRHVPGELTADGSRWRSTAPLASGAHYTVRVSTEDEDGAPGRKVVEFDTGAGKAKKVDVTFGPDAGTYGVGQPVTATLSEPVEGKAARAVVERSLHVSAQPAVEGSWYWVDDTTLHYRPKDYWPAHATVEVSSDLRGLKVAERLRGGEAEPLKLTTGDKVVAATDAATHTMTVYRNDEEINEIPVTTGKSGFETRNGVKVVLGKQYLVRMRSTSIGIAEGSTDSYDLPVYYATQLTLSGEYVHAAPWSVDSQGSANVSHGCTGMSTSNAEWFYDTVRAGDVVTVVNSEGDAMAAFGNGFGDWNLSWKDWQKGSALAPAKPAKLPSLLDRARLRPQGA; this is translated from the coding sequence ATGAGTACCTCACCGCGCAGTCGCACGGTCGTCGGCTGCAGCCTGTTGGTGGTCTCCGTCGCCGCGGGCCTCGCGTCGTGCAGCGGGGGCGACCACCCGCTCGCGGCCAAGCCGTACGACGCGGGGGACCGGATCGCCGTCAGCGCCCTGACGGGCGACGGCGGGAAGGCGGACCCGGACAAGCCCCTGGAAGTCACCTCACGGGACTCGGACGGACGCCTCACCGACGTCACCGTCACCGACGCCGCCGGGCGCCACGTGCCGGGCGAACTCACCGCCGACGGCAGCCGCTGGCGCAGCACCGCACCGCTGGCCTCGGGCGCCCATTACACGGTCCGGGTCAGTACCGAGGACGAGGACGGCGCCCCCGGACGCAAGGTCGTCGAGTTCGACACCGGCGCCGGGAAGGCCAAGAAGGTCGACGTCACCTTCGGCCCGGACGCGGGCACGTACGGCGTCGGCCAGCCCGTCACCGCCACGCTCAGCGAGCCGGTCGAGGGCAAAGCCGCCCGGGCCGTCGTGGAACGCTCCCTGCACGTGAGCGCGCAGCCCGCGGTCGAGGGCTCCTGGTACTGGGTGGACGACACCACCCTCCACTACCGCCCCAAGGACTACTGGCCCGCCCACGCCACCGTCGAGGTCTCCAGCGACCTGAGGGGACTGAAGGTGGCCGAGCGCCTGCGCGGCGGCGAGGCCGAGCCGCTGAAGCTCACCACCGGCGACAAGGTAGTCGCCGCCACGGACGCCGCCACGCACACGATGACGGTCTACCGCAACGACGAGGAGATCAACGAGATCCCCGTCACCACGGGCAAATCCGGCTTCGAGACCCGCAACGGCGTCAAGGTCGTACTGGGCAAGCAGTACCTCGTACGTATGCGCAGTACCAGCATCGGCATCGCGGAGGGCTCCACGGACTCCTACGACCTGCCCGTGTACTACGCCACGCAGCTCACACTGAGCGGCGAATACGTGCACGCGGCCCCGTGGTCCGTCGACTCCCAGGGCTCCGCCAACGTCAGCCACGGCTGCACGGGCATGAGCACGAGCAACGCGGAGTGGTTCTACGACACGGTGCGGGCCGGCGACGTGGTGACTGTCGTCAACTCCGAAGGGGACGCGATGGCGGCGTTCGGCAACGGCTTCGGCGACTGGAACCTGTCCTGGAAGGACTGGCAGAAGGGCAGCGCCCTCGCCCCGGCGAAGCCGGCGAAGTTGCCGAGCCTCCTTGACAGGGCTCGGCTGAGGCCCCAGGGCGCCTAG
- a CDS encoding cytochrome c oxidase subunit 4, with product MKVQGKMFLWLAVFLVAMAIIYGLWSKEPAGTTALFLAFGLSLMIGYYLAFTARRVDAGAQDDKDADVADDAGELGFFSPHSWQPLALAVGGALAFMGVVFGWWLMFFSLPIILIGLWGWVFEYYRGENRTQ from the coding sequence GTGAAGGTCCAGGGCAAGATGTTCCTGTGGCTGGCGGTCTTCCTGGTCGCCATGGCCATCATCTACGGCCTGTGGTCGAAGGAGCCCGCCGGTACGACGGCGCTGTTCCTGGCCTTCGGCCTGAGCCTGATGATCGGCTACTACCTGGCCTTCACGGCCCGGCGGGTCGACGCGGGCGCACAGGACGACAAGGACGCGGACGTCGCGGACGACGCCGGCGAGCTGGGCTTCTTCAGCCCGCACAGCTGGCAGCCGCTCGCCCTCGCCGTCGGTGGCGCCCTCGCCTTCATGGGCGTCGTCTTCGGCTGGTGGCTGATGTTCTTCTCCCTCCCGATCATCCTGATCGGCCTGTGGGGCTGGGTCTTCGAGTACTACCGCGGCGAGAACCGCACCCAGTAG
- the ctaD gene encoding cytochrome c oxidase subunit I, with translation MSILNQPQGAAAAGSHYEDELPVRRQNRGSVVVKWLTTTDHKTIGTLYLVTSFVFFCIGGVMALFMRAELARPGLQIMSNEQFNQAFTMHGTIMLLMFATPLFAGFTNWIMPLQIGAPDVAFPRLNMFAYWLYLFGSTIAVGGFLTPKGAADFGWFAYSPLSDAVRSPGVGADMWIMGLAFSGFGTILGAVNFITTIICMRAPGMTMFRMPIFTWNVLLTGVLVLLAFPVLAAALFALEADRKFGAHVFDATNGGALLWQHLFWFFGHPEVYIIALPFFGIISEVIPVFSRKPMFGYMGLIGATISIAGLSVTVWAHHMYVTGGVLLPFFSFMTFLIAVPTGVKFFNWIGTMWKGSLSFETPMLWATGFLITFTFGGLTGVILAAPPMDFHVSDSYFVVAHFHYVVFGTVVFAMFSGFHFWWPKMTGKMLDERLGKITFWTLFIGFHGTFLIQHWLGVEGMPRRYADYLAADGFTTLNTLSTIFSFLLGLSILPFLYNVWKTAKYGKPVEVDDPWGYGRSLEWATSCPPPRHNFLTLPKIRSESPAFDLHHPEIAALDQLENSGHGEKTLAGSKEAGK, from the coding sequence GTGAGCATCCTCAATCAACCCCAGGGTGCCGCGGCGGCAGGTTCCCACTACGAGGACGAGCTGCCGGTCCGGCGCCAGAATCGCGGCAGTGTCGTCGTCAAGTGGCTGACCACCACCGACCACAAGACGATCGGCACGCTGTACCTGGTCACGTCGTTCGTGTTCTTCTGCATCGGCGGCGTCATGGCGCTCTTCATGCGCGCCGAACTCGCCCGGCCCGGTCTGCAGATCATGTCGAACGAGCAGTTCAACCAGGCGTTCACGATGCACGGCACGATCATGCTGCTGATGTTCGCGACGCCGCTGTTCGCCGGCTTCACCAACTGGATCATGCCGCTGCAGATCGGCGCGCCCGACGTGGCGTTCCCGCGGCTGAACATGTTCGCCTACTGGCTCTACCTGTTCGGCTCGACCATCGCGGTCGGCGGTTTCCTCACCCCGAAGGGCGCGGCCGACTTCGGCTGGTTCGCCTACTCCCCGCTGTCGGACGCGGTCCGCTCGCCGGGCGTCGGCGCCGACATGTGGATCATGGGTCTGGCCTTCTCCGGCTTCGGCACGATCCTCGGCGCGGTCAACTTCATCACCACGATCATCTGCATGCGCGCCCCCGGCATGACGATGTTCCGGATGCCGATCTTCACCTGGAACGTGCTGCTCACCGGTGTCCTGGTGCTGCTGGCCTTCCCGGTGCTGGCCGCCGCGCTGTTCGCCCTGGAGGCGGACCGAAAATTCGGGGCACACGTATTCGACGCCACGAACGGTGGCGCACTGCTGTGGCAGCACCTCTTCTGGTTCTTCGGCCATCCAGAGGTGTACATCATCGCGTTGCCGTTCTTCGGCATCATCAGTGAGGTCATCCCGGTCTTCTCCCGCAAGCCGATGTTCGGCTACATGGGCCTGATCGGCGCGACGATCTCGATCGCCGGCCTCTCCGTGACCGTGTGGGCGCACCACATGTACGTCACCGGCGGTGTGCTGCTGCCGTTCTTCTCCTTCATGACGTTCCTCATCGCGGTCCCGACCGGTGTGAAGTTCTTCAACTGGATCGGCACGATGTGGAAGGGCTCGCTCAGCTTCGAGACGCCGATGCTGTGGGCCACCGGCTTCCTGATCACCTTCACCTTCGGTGGTCTGACCGGTGTCATCCTGGCGGCGCCGCCGATGGACTTCCACGTCTCGGACTCGTACTTCGTGGTGGCGCACTTCCACTACGTCGTCTTCGGCACCGTCGTGTTCGCGATGTTCTCCGGCTTCCACTTCTGGTGGCCGAAGATGACCGGCAAGATGCTCGACGAGCGGCTCGGCAAGATCACCTTCTGGACGCTGTTCATCGGCTTCCACGGCACGTTCCTCATCCAGCACTGGCTGGGCGTCGAGGGCATGCCGCGCCGGTACGCGGACTACCTCGCGGCCGACGGCTTCACCACGCTGAACACGCTGTCGACGATCTTCTCGTTCCTGCTCGGCCTGTCGATCCTGCCGTTCCTCTACAACGTGTGGAAGACCGCCAAGTACGGCAAGCCGGTCGAGGTCGACGACCCGTGGGGCTACGGCCGCTCCCTGGAGTGGGCGACCTCCTGCCCGCCGCCCCGGCACAACTTCCTCACGCTGCCCAAGATCCGCAGTGAGTCCCCGGCCTTCGACCTGCACCACCCGGAGATCGCGGCACTCGACCAGCTCGAGAATTCCGGTCACGGCGAGAAGACCCTCGCCGGGAGCAAGGAGGCCGGCAAGTGA
- the coxB gene encoding cytochrome c oxidase subunit II has protein sequence MSPNGSDRSPRRPMRRKLLQALTAGLVLATATGCTYKDFPRLGMPTPTTEEAPRILSLWQGSWAAALAVGCLVWGLILWSAFFHRRSRTKVEVPPQTRYNMPIEALYTVVPLIIVSVLFYFTARDESKLMDTSKKPDVTINVVGFQWSWGFNYIENVDGSTGDAKTDKNLTPIPDRFKKAFPADAGGVYDVGTPASKNPQNGNPGPTLWLPKGETVRFVLTSRDVIHSFWVLPFLMKQDVIPGHTNAFQVTPNKEGTYRGKCAELCGVDHSRMLFNVKIVSPERYQQHLKDLAKKGQTGYIPAGIAQTSHEKNRETNNL, from the coding sequence GTGAGTCCCAACGGCTCCGACCGCTCGCCGCGGCGCCCGATGCGGCGGAAGCTGCTGCAGGCACTGACTGCGGGCCTGGTCCTGGCGACCGCGACCGGTTGCACATACAAGGACTTCCCTCGCCTTGGTATGCCCACCCCGACCACGGAAGAGGCTCCGCGGATCCTCTCCCTGTGGCAGGGATCCTGGGCGGCCGCGCTCGCGGTCGGCTGCCTGGTCTGGGGCCTGATCCTGTGGAGTGCTTTCTTCCACCGGCGCAGCCGCACCAAGGTCGAGGTTCCCCCCCAGACCCGGTACAACATGCCCATCGAGGCGCTGTACACCGTGGTCCCCCTGATCATCGTCTCGGTGCTGTTCTACTTCACCGCCCGGGACGAGTCGAAGCTCATGGACACCTCCAAGAAGCCCGACGTGACCATCAACGTCGTCGGCTTCCAGTGGAGCTGGGGCTTCAACTACATCGAGAACGTCGACGGTTCCACCGGTGACGCGAAGACCGACAAGAACCTGACGCCGATCCCGGACCGGTTCAAGAAGGCGTTCCCGGCCGACGCCGGCGGCGTCTACGACGTCGGCACGCCCGCCTCGAAGAACCCGCAGAACGGCAACCCCGGCCCCACCCTGTGGCTGCCCAAGGGCGAGACCGTCCGCTTCGTCCTCACCTCGCGCGACGTCATCCACTCCTTCTGGGTGCTGCCGTTCCTGATGAAGCAGGACGTCATCCCGGGCCACACCAACGCGTTCCAGGTGACCCCCAACAAGGAGGGCACCTACCGCGGCAAGTGCGCCGAGCTCTGTGGCGTCGACCACTCCCGGATGCTGTTCAACGTGAAGATCGTTTCTCCTGAGCGTTACCAGCAGCATCTCAAGGACCTCGCCAAGAAGGGGCAGACCGGTTACATTCCCGCCGGCATCGCGCAGACGAGCCACGAGAAGAACCGGGAGACGAACAACCTGTGA
- a CDS encoding cysteine desulfurase/sulfurtransferase TusA family protein: MPYFDAASAAPLHPVARQALLAALDEGWADPARLYREGRRARLLLDAAREAAAEAVGCRPDELVFTSSGTRAAHSGIAGALGGRRRVGRHLIVSAVEHSSVLHAAESHETDGGTVTRVGVDRTGAVDPSAYAAALRPDTALACLQSANHEVGTEQPVAEVAAACRAAGVPLLVDAAQSLAWGPVAGDWSLLTASAHKWGGPSGVGLLAVRKGTRFAPAGPGDERESGRAPGFENLPAIVAAAASLRAVRADAAREAERLRELTERIRARVPELVPDVEVVGDPVRRLPGIVTFSCLYVDGETLLHELDRAGYSVSSGSSCTSSTLTPSHVLVAMGVLSEGNVRVSLPAGAAAGDVEGFLDVLPGVVRGVREKWGVRVEIRPGAGDSGPEGAGPLVVDALGKRCPVPVIELAKVWGEVPVGGLVRVLSDDEAARLDIPAWCEMRGQRYEGEAAVEGGGVAYLVRRLS; this comes from the coding sequence ATGCCCTACTTCGACGCCGCTTCCGCCGCTCCCCTCCATCCCGTGGCCCGTCAGGCGCTGTTGGCCGCCCTGGACGAGGGGTGGGCCGATCCCGCGCGGCTGTACCGGGAGGGGCGCCGGGCCCGGCTGCTGCTCGACGCGGCGCGGGAGGCGGCCGCCGAGGCGGTGGGATGCCGGCCGGACGAGCTGGTCTTCACGTCCTCCGGGACCCGGGCGGCGCACTCCGGGATCGCGGGGGCGCTCGGCGGCCGGCGGCGCGTCGGACGCCACCTGATCGTGTCAGCGGTCGAACATTCCTCGGTATTGCACGCGGCCGAGTCGCACGAGACGGACGGCGGGACGGTCACCCGGGTCGGAGTGGACCGCACGGGCGCGGTGGATCCGTCGGCGTACGCCGCGGCGCTGCGCCCGGACACCGCGCTGGCCTGTCTGCAGTCCGCCAACCACGAGGTGGGCACGGAGCAGCCGGTGGCCGAGGTGGCGGCGGCCTGCCGGGCGGCCGGGGTGCCGCTGCTGGTGGACGCGGCGCAGTCGCTGGCGTGGGGGCCGGTGGCCGGGGACTGGTCGCTGCTCACCGCGAGCGCGCACAAGTGGGGCGGGCCGTCCGGGGTGGGGCTGCTGGCGGTGCGCAAGGGGACGCGGTTCGCGCCGGCCGGGCCGGGGGACGAGCGGGAGTCGGGGCGGGCGCCCGGCTTCGAGAACCTGCCCGCGATCGTGGCGGCGGCGGCCTCGCTGCGGGCGGTGCGCGCCGACGCGGCCCGGGAGGCGGAACGGCTGCGGGAGTTGACGGAGCGGATCCGGGCGCGGGTGCCGGAGCTGGTGCCGGACGTGGAGGTGGTCGGCGATCCGGTGCGGCGACTGCCCGGGATCGTCACGTTCTCCTGTCTCTACGTCGACGGAGAGACCCTGCTGCACGAGCTGGACCGGGCGGGCTACTCGGTGTCGTCCGGGTCCTCGTGCACGAGCAGCACGCTGACACCGAGCCATGTGCTGGTGGCGATGGGGGTGCTGAGCGAGGGCAACGTGCGGGTGTCGCTGCCGGCGGGTGCGGCCGCGGGCGATGTGGAGGGGTTCCTGGACGTGCTGCCGGGGGTGGTGCGGGGGGTGCGGGAGAAGTGGGGGGTACGGGTGGAGATCCGGCCGGGGGCCGGGGATTCGGGGCCCGAGGGGGCGGGGCCCCTGGTGGTCGACGCGCTGGGGAAGCGGTGCCCCGTGCCGGTGATCGAGTTGGCGAAGGTGTGGGGGGAGGTACCGGTGGGTGGGCTGGTCCGGGTGTTGTCGGACGACGAGGCGGCGCGGTTGGACATTCCGGCGTGGTGCGAGATGCGGGGGCAGCGGTACGAGGGGGAGGCAGCGGTCGAGGGGGGTGGGGTCGCGTACCTGGTCCGACGGCTGTCGTGA
- a CDS encoding carbohydrate kinase family protein yields the protein MRIAVTGSIATDHLMTFPGRFTDQLVADQLHTVSLSFLVDNLDVRRGGVGANIAFGMGQLGTRPVLVGAAGADFDEYRAWLDRHGVDTDSVRISETLHTARFVCTTDADHNQIGSFYTGAMSEARLIELKTVADRVGGLDLVLIGADDPEGMLRHTEECRSRGIPFAADFSQQIARMNGDEIRILLDGATYLFSNEYEKGLIESKTGWTDAEILRRVGHRVTTLGARGVRVERVGAEPIEVGCAEEERKADPTGVGDAFRAGFLSGLAWGVSLERAAQVGCMLATLVIETVGTQEYRLSRAHFMDRFAKAYGEEAGLEVKTHLR from the coding sequence GTGCGTATCGCAGTCACCGGCTCCATCGCCACCGACCATCTGATGACCTTCCCCGGCCGCTTCACCGATCAGCTCGTCGCGGACCAGCTGCACACGGTCTCCCTCTCCTTCCTGGTCGACAACCTCGACGTGCGCCGGGGCGGTGTCGGGGCGAACATCGCGTTCGGCATGGGCCAGCTCGGCACCCGTCCCGTGCTGGTCGGCGCGGCCGGGGCGGACTTCGACGAGTACCGGGCGTGGCTGGACCGGCACGGCGTCGACACGGACTCCGTACGCATCTCGGAGACCCTGCACACCGCGCGGTTCGTGTGCACCACCGACGCCGACCACAACCAGATCGGCTCCTTCTACACGGGCGCGATGAGCGAGGCCCGGCTGATCGAGCTGAAGACGGTCGCCGACCGGGTGGGCGGCCTCGACCTCGTACTGATCGGCGCGGACGACCCGGAGGGCATGCTCCGGCACACCGAGGAGTGCCGCTCCCGCGGCATCCCGTTCGCCGCCGACTTCTCGCAGCAGATCGCCCGGATGAACGGCGACGAGATCCGGATACTGCTGGACGGGGCGACGTACCTCTTCTCCAACGAGTACGAGAAGGGCCTGATCGAGTCCAAGACGGGCTGGACGGACGCGGAGATCCTGCGGCGGGTCGGGCACCGGGTGACCACGCTCGGCGCGCGGGGCGTGCGGGTGGAGCGGGTCGGGGCGGAGCCGATCGAGGTGGGCTGCGCGGAGGAGGAGCGCAAGGCGGACCCGACGGGGGTCGGGGACGCGTTCCGGGCGGGCTTCCTGTCCGGGCTGGCGTGGGGTGTCTCGCTGGAGCGGGCGGCGCAGGTCGGCTGCATGCTCGCGACGCTCGTCATCGAGACGGTGGGCACGCAGGAGTACCGGCTGAGCCGGGCCCACTTCATGGACCGTTTCGCCAAGGCGTACGGCGAGGAGGCCGGCCTGGAGGTCAAGACCCACCTCCGCTGA